One Pelmatolapia mariae isolate MD_Pm_ZW linkage group LG1, Pm_UMD_F_2, whole genome shotgun sequence genomic window, gaaaatgttacatttttgtgatttatatcgttatcaggacgatagaattcttatatcgggatatgagattttggtcatatcgcacagccctacttgaaagtgcttaaaaagtgcttgaatttgaccctgaaaaaggtgTATGAACCCTGGGCTTAATATGATTGAGTCATTTTGTTTACATCCAAGATTAATGAACAAATTTGGACAATGTTCATAAACggaaccatttaaaaaaaatttccttttactgtattttaaacTGACATCAGGGTGTCTCCTTGGAGACAAGTAAATTTTCACTTGTTTATGTATTAAATTTCATTTGGTGGTTGTGTTAAAGAAGTAACTTGTTAAAAAGAAAGCCTGTTATCTCAGATACAGGCTGTACAGACCTCTCAACAACATTGCTACGCAAAGTGCTGATGCACTCACTTTTATTAGGGCTGACATCTGGCTTCACATCTTTATGGTCCCTTTGGGAAATTTGGAAGTTGTTCTACATTTGGCCTGTGACCATCTTAACTATATGTACTTAATCAGCACTCAGACAGTAATACAAATCTGTTATTGAAAATATTTCCCCTTTTGACCCCATTGTTCTCTTCACTTCAGGTGTTTGTGGAAACATTGGATAAATGCTTCGAAAATGTCTGCGAACTAGACCTCATATTCCACATGGATAAGGTAAGTGGGGGATAGGGATGCATTTCTGTAGAGCTGCAAGTATTAGTTGAATAATTGCTCAAAACTAAACGTGTCAGTAAATGTTTTCAGCTTTCCAAATGTGTGAATGTGGTTTCTGGCGGTTTTTGGCAAAAAGAGCCGTCTCAATTTTCAAGAATTTTAAAGACAATgatataaaatgttaaaaaaagcaTTGGTCAGGCACAGCTTAGTGGGTCTGTCTTGAATTAAAAGCACAGAGTAGGAGTAGGCTTCCATATCGGAGCAACATACACTGGTGTTTCGAACTTGTGGGAAACTgtccataaatatttgaatGTGACATTAACATGCTGCCATTACAGAATAAACGCTGTCTTGATGTTGACGGTAAAACTGTAGCAGAATAATTGTGTAGGAGCTGTATTCAAGgaaagcttttttctttttacccatTCAATGAAAAGGTTGAGATAAAAGGGAACTTTGTATTTATGACTGCACTGTAGACCTGACCCTCAGGTAATGTGCAGTCTATTAGTCTTAGCTGTGCAGCCAGATGCTTTTTTGGAACAGTTTCTTTACTTAACCTTTTTACCTCAGAAATGAATGATTGCATTTCAAATAATATATATCACAGTAcataataaagatttttttaaactgtgtgcagGGCTTCTTTAGAATTGAAGATGTATGTATGTGCTTCAGGCTAGatctgtttttctcttcttctgagCCTAGCTAGACGTTTTGTTGGAAACTAATCAGGCACATCCCCGGCCATCTTGATTGAATTTTCCCAGCAGGAAATGGATGTCATGTGGTGTTGTTAGGTTTGGCCCAAGGAATTTTCCCAAAGTGAAACCTGGAAGTATTTCttcttgaaagaaaaaaatgctcttGTACATCTCTGGAGGATAGACGCAACTAACCTACATGGCATTGTAAAAATGTCATTGATACTTATAGTCAGGGGTTTAAAAGAGGCTGACAGATTTGCAGTAGAAGACAGTTTTATGCTGCTGTAAGCATTTTGTGACCACAGGAATTCAAACATCTGAAGGTTGTGATGGAAAGCTGCTTTGCTTTCCAACAAAACTGTATACATTTCAGCATTGCTTAGTTTTAATTGCCGTGTTTTGCTCTTTCTGCAGGTCCATTACATTTTGCAGGAGGTGGTGATGGGAGGGATGGTACTGGAGACTAACATGAATGagattgtagctcaggtggaGTTGCAGAACCGCATGGagaagtcagaggtcagaccCTTTCTGTTAAAGGAGCGCACTTGAGGGTTATTGCATGTTTTAGCTTGCAAACTGAAACTCTTGTGAACCCCTAAAAGTAATCCTTCATAATAACTTTGGTAATTGAACTAAGTAATAATGATTTACTGTTAGCATACAATGAATTACAAGTAATTGATTTTCAAACCTTCTATAAACATTAATTGATGGTTCTTGTAAAGTTACTTGCTGATTATGAAACTTTGTAAATGTTTAATGTAAACATGATTTAAATGGTTGTTTTAGAACCAAAACTGATGTTTATAATACTGGAATTTGTAAGTAGGCAAGTAGCGGTGTTGCGTTGTGAGAGTTGGCGTACTGTTTTGGTCACCATTCAGAAATTGTGGTTTAGTTACAATATCTCTTGTCACAATACGTTGGAAAATGATGCACCAAGGGCgtctaaatgtgtgtgtttatttaactCATTTTTAGAATAAGAGCACTGTGAGCACTCACTTGACGCAAAGGGACTATTTGCACATATGATGACTGAGCATCCACTCATAATACGAAGAAGTTAGTCTTGCTGTAATATACGAAACCTCTTTTCTTGCAAACTCATCCTACATGATCAGGAGTTGTGTAACCAAAATTAGCACATATGTATATCTTAAGCCCCTGAAGTATCTATATTAGACATTATGATCTTATTATGTTGCATCCAATTTTGGGTTAAAATGACCCATTTGTAGTGTTTTTGCACCTATAACACCttataaataattttaatttcacaacaataacaataatcaaatttatataaaaaaaaactgaatgttGCCTGATGTATGACATCATCGCATTGCTAACAGCCCACTACCAGCTGGCTAAAATCCTACACCAGATGGCACGGGTATGTACAAGTAGACAGAAATATAACTCCTATACAAGGTAAGATTACGTCTGCTTTAAGATTAGCTTTTCAGATTAAGATGACCTTACTTTAAAAATGCTTCATGTAAAGGTGCACCACAAATAAAACTACTGTAAACAAAAGGAGATTTTACACAGCACACTTGCAGCAATTTGTATTTACTTGGGTATTGAGCAATTCATCTCACCGAGCCAAAACAAGACCGTAGCAGTTCAGTTAGACAGTTAGTTTGAAATGGTCAGGTTCTTCAGACCTGAGTGGAGTTTCATTACAGAATCTGTGATATTCACCACTGAATTAGAATAGTAAaggatagaatagaatagccctttattgtcattgtacatgtacacaaAATTATGGGAATCAAAGCATGAACACAGTGTCAGTCTGACTGAATGAGGTTAATGAGGTTCTCATTTAGTCACATGATCCTTTCATAGTAAAGTCTATATACACAACATGTGTAACTTAACACTGTTGCAGTTTTACTACAGGATTCCTCCCCGCAGATGCTTAGACTTGTGCCattacagcagtattacagATGAAACGTGATGATTCCACACACGAAGGCTTTAAAGGTGTTTTCTGTGCCATCTTTCTCTGGGCAGGGAGGTCTGTCAGCGGCTCCAGCTCGTGCTGTCTCTGCTGTGAAGAACATGAACCTGCCCGAGATTCCCCGCAATATCAACATTGGAGACATCAATATCAAAGTGCCGAGCCTCTCCCCATTCTGAACAGCTTTCCCGCTGAGCTCTGCAGGGCTGGTGCACTACTGATATAGTCCTTCTCCACCCAGCTCTCTGGTCAAAACTGAgaacactgttttgtttattttttaataaatgtaccATAAAACCACATCAGTTTACTTTCACCTTTATTCCTGTATGTATGGGAGGTAAACTGTAAGTGATATTTGATGTCTGTTGTATCCATGTTACAGATTATTTGAAGGATTTGCACAATGATATAAGGTTTGATTCTAGAAAGCATTATGCGTGCTATTATTATATATGCACTGTTGTTTGTGGGGATTTTGGTGCCACCtgattttccttccttttctaAAGGATAAATGAATGATGTCTTAGCTGAGTGTGTATTTTTCTACACAGCTCTCccaaatctcagttttcaaagcATTCCCTCCTTTCTGGATTGAGTTTTTGGACTACATTCAGTTCACTGAAATATGATCTTAGGCTTCTGTTTCTGGCAAAAACTTATTTGGTTCTTGCCACTTATCcaatttttcttgttttcattttccatctcctttatatatttttcccctGATGTCTTTGCGACTTGTGACTAGTGGTGTCGTTCTCCAGGGTGCAGAACATGCAAATGATGTTTGGTTATGCCCAAATTTTTAATGTGCTACTGCAAGATCTTGCCAACATCTGTTAGGAGAGACAGCAGAGTGCAATGACTATAACCATTTTTGGATCATCGACATGTTTGTATAAAGTATATTTGTGTCTCTTTGGCTGTATTTAGTGGTCAGGTATGTTTAAATTAAGACTTTTATCATGAAATCCTTTTTAGGAAGGAAATGTGTCCTGGTGTCAAAGACATTTCTTGCGAAGgtaaattaaatgaatgaaaatcgAAATCCCTGTGGCTGTGCTTTATTCGGTTTGCACATAACAAACCTTGAGTTTTTCTTGGATATCAGCAGGTAAGCTGAGGCACTGGGGCTGTGGTTTATCTGCGTCATATGAAACCTTCATCAGAATGATCAGGACACTCTGTACCTCTGAGGATCGGAGCTCTTTCTGCTTGACCACAATGCAGTGTTGATACAGCCACATTCTTTCAGTCCCCCCTTCCCACTAATTTAGGGATTTTGGGGGATAGAGGAGATTGTTCCCTCCCTACATCTCTAGAGAAACCTGTCATAGCTCTCGCCACCTCCTACCTCCGTTCTTCCAGATGCCGACTGCAAGTCTTTAAGCCTGGGATCATTGCAGCTCAACTTGAACGTCTTTTGTGGACTTAATTCCGGGCGAGCGGTGGACATGCAGCTACACAAGGTTTGGTAGGTACTGTTTTCTATATCTTTAGTAAAAATATGACCAAAGAGACCAGTCTTGTTGAtccagtcttttttttcttctaagaAAAGTAACATTAGTTGTCCTTTGTGCAAGTTTTACAGCCATCTGGTAAATTGTTGCACTGCTTTTTCCCTTAGAGTTTCTGTGCAGCAAGAAGTTGGTGTAATTGTTCACAAATGGTCTCTGAATGGATCAAAGACTTTCTGCTGTGAAGTACAGTCTTGTGATGCCGTTTAAGAAAATCCACGATACTTTGAGTTACGCTGCTCTTACTTGATATCAAAAGCCAAAGTATGCAACGGCAACTCAGTTTGCAGTGAGTGCAAAGTAAATACTTTAGTAAAGCAGCTGTGAGATAAATCAGCGTTTGGCTTTAGTGGCTGTGATGTGGATTTATTAGTCATCTGTTAACATCCAGCATGGGCTGTTCTGGATGTAAACTCTGCAGCCCCCATAAACTGACTGTAGCTTATCTGTTCAGTGTGGAAGTGAGTAAACACAGAGTTGATAGTGTCGGTCACAGGTTCATGAACAGGTGGAATGATTGCATGAGtgctaaaatgtatttttacctTTAAATGTCTGAGATAAGTCGAAATTTATTGATGGATAAtgataaatctttttaaaaaaagctgaagGTTAAAGTGTGATAGGACACGGATGAAGCACACAAAAAAGAAGGTGCGCTGTCCTGCATTTCTCAGTCTCCCAGTTAATCACATGATAGAAAAAAGACGTTCTTCTGTGGCTCTTCAAAAAGAATACACAGCACTTACAGAGAATGTAAGCGGGAGGCCTTTTAAAAATCACACCACGAAATGCGCCTTGTCACATTGCTCTTTCACGG contains:
- the ap3s2 gene encoding AP-3 complex subunit sigma-2, with product MIKAILIFNNHGKPRLIRFYQYFAEDMQQQIIRETFHLVSKRDDNVCNFLEGGSLIGGSDYKLIYRHYATLYFVFCVDSSESELGILDLIQVFVETLDKCFENVCELDLIFHMDKVHYILQEVVMGGMVLETNMNEIVAQVELQNRMEKSEGGLSAAPARAVSAVKNMNLPEIPRNINIGDINIKVPSLSPF